A single genomic interval of Falco cherrug isolate bFalChe1 chromosome 8, bFalChe1.pri, whole genome shotgun sequence harbors:
- the SMIM32 gene encoding small integral membrane protein 32, which yields MIQHISPKEVCWGNEGQDTRLTAFGLLLYGYRGGNLSKNMYSELLNSTSATEAHLIIQTNTPYLSGTPRPVSSSAFYMSTARVLKEGEINKPDLATYIILFFFLLLTVTLIVLFINCQLKNSFFASLPYDRSLREARSPWRTQAV from the exons ATGATCCAGCACATTTCCCCAAAGGAGGTGTGCTGGGGCAACGAGGGCCAGGACACGAG ACTGACTGCGTTTGGTCTCCTGCTTTACGGCTACCGTGGAGGAAATTTAAGCAAGAACATGTATAGTGAATTGCTAAATTCAACCAGTGCCACTGAAGCTCACCTAATCATTCAGACCAACACGCCCTACCTCAGCGGCACGCCGAGACCCGTGAGCTCCTCTGCTTTTTACATGTCGACAGCCAGGGTTTtaaaagaaggggaaataaataaGCCAGACCTGGCGACTTACatcattctgtttttctttctgctcttgaCTGTGACACTCATCGTGCTCTTCATAAACTGCCagctgaaaaattctttttttgctaGTCTTCCTTACGACAGATCGCTCCGAGAAGCGAGGAGCCCGTGGAGGACACAAGCTGTCTGA